DNA sequence from the Chryseobacterium indicum genome:
CTGAACTTCTCCAAGACCTTCCTGCAGGGATTTTCCCATTTCATAGGAAACCAGTTTCCCCAAATCGTCTTTGTACTGTCTTAATTTCTGACCTAACTGTCTTACAATTTCCCCTCTTTTAGGAGCCGGAATCAGTCTGAACTCTTTAAAAGCTTTTTCAGCCGTCTCAATTACCTTGTCATAATCAGATTCTCCGGAAGTCTTCACTTTAGCGATCAGATTGCCGTCTACAGGAGAGTAACTTTCGATGGTTTTCCCTGATGCAAAGTATTTTCCGCCTACTGAAGTTCCCTTATTTTCATCCTTAATTCCTAGATTTTTGAGTGTTTTTTCGATCCCAAAATCCTTTACTTTTTTAGACATAAAAATTTTACTTTTCGTTTCCTCTAAAGATAGAAATATTATGCGAATCCCAAAATTTTAATTTTTTAACAATTTTTTATTTGGACTAATTATAAACATAGTTATCTTTGTATAGGAATCATTTTATTTCAGGAATGGAAAATAATAAGATTAATAACGAACCTGCCACAGAGGAAAAAAAATCCTCCAGATGGAAAAGTCTGGTAAAGAAATTCGGGATCGGCGGAATTATATTTTTTACCGTCAAAGGAATTATTACCTCTACGCTGATCTATTTTCTGGGGAAAAATTTCTGGACGGTGATCTCCGATTATGTTACGGGAATATTTGATTAATTGATTGATACATAGATACAAAAAGCTGAGAAATTTCTCAGCTTTTGTTTTTGATTCAAGGTCATTTGGAATGACGATATTTTATTCTTTCTTTTTCCTTCCTGAATTAATCAGGCTCTGATGCAGCAAATACTCAATCTGTCCGTTTACACTCCGGAATTCGTCATTTGCCCATTTTTCCAGAAGCTTAAATGTAGACTCATCAATCCTTAAGACAAAAGATTTTTTGCCTTTATTTTCGGAAGGATTCTGAGCTTTTTCTGATTTCATTTTTGTTAATTCTTTTTGTTTTCAAAGTAAATCGCGCAAAGATTTTTCTGAACTACTTTATGTTTTTATGTTCGCCAAGGCATTTCACTCAGCAAAGATGTAAGGTTATATAGCCATTCAGAACGGAGCACAGTAGAGTGAAAATCTTTTAAATATAAATCTTCCATTTCGCTCAATTGACGTTTCTAATGCTATTCTTCTAAATACACAGCTTTCCTACGGAATGACAAATATTGCGAAAATTTTAATTATCAATTATACAAAGTTCCGGCATTTAAAATGGGTTGTGCCGCTTTTTCCCCGCAAAGAACCACCATTAAATTGCTCACCATTGCCGCTTTTCTTTCATCATCCAGCTCTACGATATTTTCTTCTGAAAGCTTTTTCAGGGCTAAATCTACCATTCCTACAGCTCCTTCCACGATCTTTGTTCTCGCTGCTACAATTGCTGTTGCCTGCTGTCTCTGCAGCATTGCTCCTGCGATTTCTGACGCGTAAGCCAAATGTGAAATTCTTGCTTCCTGAATGGTAATTCCGGCTTTTGAAAGTCTTTCGGT
Encoded proteins:
- a CDS encoding Arc family DNA binding domain-containing protein, with translation MKSEKAQNPSENKGKKSFVLRIDESTFKLLEKWANDEFRSVNGQIEYLLHQSLINSGRKKKE